Proteins from one Sabethes cyaneus chromosome 2, idSabCyanKW18_F2, whole genome shotgun sequence genomic window:
- the LOC128738383 gene encoding probable cytochrome P450 9f2 codes for MEINLFYLTVLFSIIGYVYYRVTKNNGYFHDKPIPSLAVKPFFGSSASLLLKKTTFFDYMSYVYNKFPNVKVLGVFDTTTPMFLIRDPQLIKRIGVKDFDHFVDHRPTFGNSDESDSPHALFAKSLFALNGQRWRDMRATLSPAFTGSKMRQMFQLMDECIQTMMRHMETNIKQKGSMEVEVKDILSRLAMDVIASCAFGLKVNCFEDRENEFLKHAKKMLLFGRLTVLLKIMTFRWFPEFASRFGFDVIDKEQAVYFSSIIKDTVQTRESKGIVRHDMIDLLLQAKKGTLKHQQETEVHEGFATVQESDVGKVQGLTTMTEPEMIAQCLIFLIGGFDTVSTAGTFLIYELMRNPDIQEKLYQEIMETEKSLDGKPLTYDALQSMKYMDMVVSEALRMWPPAPALDRLCVRDYVVDDGEGLRFTIDKGTCAWIPVYGLHFDPQYFPNPERFDPERFSEANRANINLDVYLPFGIGPRNCIGSRFALMEVKAFAYHMLRKFSFQRSEKTQIPLQMKKGFVAVAAEGGVFVQLQARS; via the exons ATGGAGATAAATCTATTTTACCTGACGGTGCTTTTTTCGATTATCGGCTACGTTTACTACCGGGTGACTAAAAACAATGGCTATTTCCATGATAAACCGATTCCTTCGCTGGCTGTGAAACCGTTTTTCGGATCATCTGCGTCGCTGTTGCTTAAGAAAACCACCTTTTTCGATTACATGTCTTACGTATATAACAAATTTCCTAACGTTAA AGTGCTTGGAGTGTTCGACACGACCACACCGATGTTCCTCATCCGTGATCCGCAGCTGATCAAGCGAATCGGTGTGAAGGATTTCGATCACTTCGTAGATCATCGGCCAACATTCGGAAACAGTGACGAATCCGACAGTCCGCATGCTCTGTTCGCAAAGTCCCTGTTCGCGCTAAACGGCCAGCGATGGCGGGATATGCGGGCCACACTGAGCCCTGCCTTCACCGGAAGCAAGATGCGCCAGATGTTCCAGCTGATGGACGAATGTATCCAGACGATGATGCGCCATATGGAAACGAATATTAAGCAGAAGGGTTCCATGGAGGTGGAAGTGAAGGACATTCTGTCCCGGTTGGCGATGGATGTGATTGCTTCTTGTGCTTTTGGGCTTAAGGTGAACTGTTTTGAAGATCGTGAGAATGAGTTTTTGAAGCACGCCAAGAAGATGCTGCTTTTTGGAAGGCTGACAGTTCTGTTGAAAATAATGACCTTTCGATGGTTTCCGGAGTTTGCCAGTCGGTTTGGGTTTGATGTGATTGATAAGGAACAGGCGGTGTACTTTTCCAGCATTATTAAAGACACTGTGCAAACCCGGGAGTCTAAAGGGATCGTTCGGCATGATATGATCGATTTGCTGTTGCAAGCCAAGAAGGGCACTTTGAAGCATCAACAGGAGACGGAAGTTCACGAGGGCTTTGCTACGGTGCAGGAATCCGACGTGGGTAAAGTGCAAGGGTTGACCACAATGACCGAGCCTGAAATGATTGCTCAGTGCCTGATTTTCCTAATCGGAGGCTTTGACACGGTCTCAACGGCTGGTACCTTCCTTATTTACGAGTTAATGCGCAATCCCGATATTCAGGAAAAATTATACCAAGAAATTATGGAAACTGAAAAGTCCCTGGATGGAAAACCCCTAACGTATGATGCTCTGCAAAGTATGAAATACATGGACATGGTGGTGTCAGAAGCCCTTCGGATGTGGCCACCAGCACCGGCACTTGATCGGCTTTGTGTTCGAGACTACGTAGTGGACGACGGCGAAGGTCTCCGGTTCACCATCGACAAGGGAACATGTGCCTGGATACCCGTCTATGGATTGCACTTCGATCCGCAGTACTTCCCGAACCCGGAGCGGTTCGATCCGGAGCGATTCAGCGAGGCCAATAGAGCCAACATCAACCTGGACGTCTATCTGCCGTTCGGTATTGGCCCAAGAAACTGTATCGGATCGCGGTTCGCCCTGATGGAAGTTAAAGCGTTCGCCTATCATATGCTGCGGAAATTTTCTTTCCAGCGTAGCGAGAAAACACAGATTCCGCTACAGATGAAGAAGGGATTCGTTGCGGTAGCGGCGGAAGGAGGCGTGTTTGTTCAATTACAGGCGCGATCCTAA